The stretch of DNA TAAATACCGGTTTGAGTAGCATTCGCTAAAGGATTAGAAATTATAGCTCCATTGGAAGTACCGGATTGAGGAACAGGAAGGAAGTCTTTCACCTGTCTTCCGAATCCATCATATTCAATATGAGTTACTACATCTTTTCCTGTGGGGGAAGCTTTGATATTAATAACTTGTTTTGGCCTTCCCAAACCATCAAAATATTGAATGATTTCTGACCTTTTAGTACAATTAGCATCCAGACACCTGGTAGTCAATATATAATTTTCGGTAGAATTCATCCCTATGGCAGGGGTTGGATCTACAGGAGTAATTCCACCTCCGGGATTAGGGGCAGAGGCTATATATGCCCGAAAAGTGCCTATATTGGCAGAATTAGCCATAAAACCCGATAAAAGTCTTATACTTGAAGGTGCTGTTACTACTTTATTCTGTTCTGTAACAACGGTATTTAATATTCTTTGAGAATGAAATACAGAAGTTCCCAAGAACAAGATTACCCATTGAAATATCTTTTTCTTCATTCTCTTAGTTTTTATAATTGTATTTGAATTCTTTTACCAGATTTCCTGTTTTGGAATCCTGTCTTATTTCTTTTAATCTATTGGCTGCATCGTAGACATACACTTCCCTGATTCCTGATGGAGGGGTAATGCTGGTCACTCCGATTAAAGGGTCGTAAGTATACGTCGTAATCTGATAATTGAATAAACCCGAATTCTTTCTGAAGTTGTCTAACGC from Chryseobacterium piperi encodes:
- a CDS encoding DUF6443 domain-containing protein — translated: MKKKIFQWVILFLGTSVFHSQRILNTVVTEQNKVVTAPSSIRLLSGFMANSANIGTFRAYIASAPNPGGGITPVDPTPAIGMNSTENYILTTRCLDANCTKRSEIIQYFDGLGRPKQVINIKASPTGKDVVTHIEYDGFGRQVKDFLPVPQSGTSNGAIISNPLANATQTGIYGQEKIYAEKILENSPLDRILEQRQVGTAWANKPVTFQYDANIAGEVKKYVTTTSWSNGATASAISQSGTYGVGQLYKNIVTDEDGNKTIEFKNGQGQLILSRMSINASENADTYYVYNEYNQLAFVIPPRQL